In a genomic window of Sporosarcina trichiuri:
- a CDS encoding FAD-binding oxidoreductase: protein MITAIEQLTEDLSKFLEPDQITVNETVRDLHSKDESYHTPSLPDMVVFPRSTEEVSRIVKTAAAHKMPVIPFGVGSSLEGHVIPYDSGITIDFTEMDKILDIRPADMLVTVQPGVTRTALNKELKKHGLFFSVDPGADATLGGMAATNASGTTSVKYGVMRDQVRDMEVVLADGTIIHTGNMAAKSSSGYHLNGLFVGSEGTLGCFTELTLRVFGIPEVTVAARAVFDSVTNAIEAVPAILQAGIPIARVELVDTESIRQVNAYSETDYAEQPTLFLEFHGNEAGLAQDVAFTEEIVNDFGCKEILFEKETASRNQLWEARHNAAYAYTHGFPRKQMMLTDVCVPISELAEAVVFAREELDRLRLEGGIVGHVGDGNFHVLLMIDHDDADELRRANDYNETIVRRALACGGTCTGEHGVGVGKQKYQREEHGAAYDVMLKIKQALDPENLLNPGKLIIE from the coding sequence ATGATAACTGCAATTGAACAGCTGACAGAGGACCTGTCAAAATTCCTGGAGCCCGATCAGATCACGGTGAACGAAACGGTCCGCGACCTGCATAGCAAGGACGAATCCTACCATACGCCGAGCCTGCCGGATATGGTCGTCTTTCCGAGGTCGACCGAGGAGGTGAGCCGGATCGTCAAAACGGCGGCTGCACACAAGATGCCGGTCATCCCGTTCGGCGTCGGCTCGAGTCTCGAAGGCCACGTGATCCCGTATGACAGCGGCATCACGATAGACTTCACGGAGATGGATAAAATCCTCGACATCCGTCCGGCGGATATGCTTGTTACGGTCCAGCCGGGCGTCACGCGCACTGCGCTTAACAAAGAACTGAAGAAGCATGGCCTGTTCTTCTCGGTCGATCCGGGAGCGGACGCCACGCTCGGCGGCATGGCCGCAACGAATGCGAGCGGCACGACGTCCGTCAAATACGGCGTCATGCGAGATCAGGTCCGGGATATGGAAGTGGTGCTGGCGGACGGAACGATCATCCATACGGGCAATATGGCGGCGAAGTCGTCGTCCGGCTATCATCTGAACGGCCTGTTCGTCGGCTCGGAAGGCACACTTGGCTGCTTCACGGAACTGACGCTGCGTGTGTTCGGTATCCCTGAGGTGACGGTTGCCGCCCGCGCCGTCTTTGACTCGGTCACCAATGCAATCGAAGCCGTACCTGCGATTCTGCAGGCCGGTATCCCGATCGCCCGGGTGGAGCTCGTCGACACGGAATCGATTCGCCAGGTGAACGCCTACAGCGAAACGGATTACGCCGAGCAGCCGACGCTGTTCCTGGAATTCCACGGCAACGAGGCCGGCCTCGCCCAGGATGTTGCGTTCACGGAAGAGATCGTCAACGACTTCGGCTGTAAAGAGATCCTGTTCGAAAAGGAGACCGCGAGCCGCAACCAGCTGTGGGAAGCGCGCCACAATGCGGCGTACGCCTACACGCACGGCTTCCCGCGCAAACAGATGATGCTGACGGATGTCTGTGTCCCGATTTCGGAACTCGCAGAGGCGGTCGTCTTCGCCCGGGAAGAGCTCGACCGGCTGCGGCTCGAAGGCGGCATCGTCGGCCACGTCGGCGACGGCAACTTCCACGTCCTGCTCATGATCGATCACGATGACGCAGACGAACTGCGGCGGGCCAATGACTACAACGAAACCATCGTCCGCCGCGCCCTCGCCTGCGGCGGCACGTGCACCGGTGAGCACGGCGTCGGCGTCGGCAAACAGAAATACCAGCGTGAGGAACACGGTGCCGCCTATGACGTCATGCTGAAGATCAAGCAGGCGCTCGACCCGGAGAACTTGCTGAACCCAGGAAAACTGATTATAGAATGA
- the nagA gene encoding N-acetylglucosamine-6-phosphate deacetylase, with translation MTTTLLSNGTVVTPDGLAEHCDVFIEDGVIREVGPGLKREADEHIDASGQVVLPGFIDMHIHGAAGADVMDATPEAIRTMADVLPKEGTTSFLATSMTQAPEAISAAMKNLAGFESVPGQADMLGIHLEGPFVSPKRAGAQPLQYICPPDADQFDQWQKEADGKIRMVTLAPEEPGGKAFIAKLSSESVIASLGHTNATVLEMEDAAAAGAKQATHLYNQMSPFHHREPGAIGGALLTDGLCAEIIADFIHSHPKSVELAYRMKGPDRLILITDAMRAKGLDPGEYELGGQPVHVTETDARLADGTLAGSILKMGQAVRNVAVMLGLGPVEVAKISSGNAARQLGLDQKGAIAEGKDADLVLLDADWEVTRTICRGVTGYERHGSK, from the coding sequence ATGACAACAACATTACTCAGTAACGGAACAGTCGTGACACCCGATGGCCTGGCGGAGCACTGTGATGTGTTCATCGAAGACGGTGTGATCCGCGAAGTGGGCCCTGGCCTGAAGCGTGAAGCGGACGAGCATATCGATGCGTCAGGACAGGTTGTACTGCCGGGGTTCATCGACATGCATATCCACGGGGCGGCAGGAGCGGACGTCATGGATGCCACACCGGAAGCGATCCGGACGATGGCGGACGTGCTGCCGAAGGAAGGGACGACCTCCTTCCTCGCGACGTCCATGACACAGGCACCGGAAGCGATCAGCGCGGCGATGAAGAATCTGGCCGGCTTTGAATCGGTGCCCGGTCAGGCGGACATGCTCGGCATCCATCTGGAAGGGCCGTTCGTGTCGCCGAAACGCGCCGGTGCACAGCCGCTGCAGTACATCTGCCCGCCGGATGCCGATCAGTTCGATCAGTGGCAGAAGGAAGCGGACGGTAAGATCCGGATGGTGACGCTGGCACCGGAAGAGCCGGGCGGCAAGGCATTCATTGCCAAACTGTCGTCCGAAAGCGTCATTGCGTCTCTCGGTCATACGAACGCGACGGTCCTCGAGATGGAGGATGCGGCAGCAGCCGGCGCGAAGCAGGCGACGCATCTGTACAACCAGATGTCCCCCTTCCATCACCGGGAGCCGGGTGCGATCGGCGGGGCGCTGCTGACGGACGGCCTGTGTGCGGAAATCATCGCGGACTTCATCCACAGCCATCCGAAATCCGTGGAACTCGCCTACCGCATGAAAGGCCCGGATCGTCTCATTCTCATTACCGATGCAATGCGTGCGAAAGGCCTGGATCCGGGGGAATACGAGCTCGGCGGCCAGCCGGTCCACGTGACGGAAACCGATGCACGGCTCGCGGACGGCACGCTGGCCGGCAGTATCCTGAAGATGGGACAGGCTGTGCGGAATGTTGCCGTGATGCTCGGTCTCGGACCTGTGGAAGTGGCGAAGATTTCATCGGGCAACGCAGCGCGACAGCTCGGCTTGGATCAGAAGGGTGCCATCGCGGAAGGGAAGGATGCGGATCTCGTCCTGCTGGATGCGGACTGGGAAGTCACCCGGACGATCTGCCGCGGTGTGACAGGGTATGAACGCCATGGAAGCAAGTAA
- a CDS encoding cytochrome P450, with protein sequence MSPIPKEEGIDHTLGLMKEGYDYIPKRSREFGSPIFETRLLGERVICLTGEEAGRIFYDNDKFIRHGAAPKHAQKTLLGENGVQTLDGEVHHHRKAMFMELMNPDHTRQLGKLTADEWERKLDQWGSGADINLYETAQEVLTRAAVRWAGVPLSEDDVQKRTGQIVQLFESPTSVGVQYIRGTRARSDLEDWIGGLVEDVRADRLQPPAGTALLTFSQHKDLDGNPLDARTAAVEVLNIVRPIVAVSIYIAFTAHALLTHPEERAKLKGSKEEPIEHFVQEVRRLYPFFPFNAARVKEEFSWNGETFEEGTLVIFDFYGTNHEEANWPDPDRFRPGRFAADTVTPFNFVPQGGGDHATGHRCPGEWATVEVMKVTLDYLANKMEYDVPDQDLSYSMSSIPSIPQSEIILNGVHRR encoded by the coding sequence ATGTCACCGATACCGAAAGAGGAAGGGATCGACCATACACTCGGCCTGATGAAGGAAGGCTATGACTACATCCCGAAGCGGAGCCGGGAGTTTGGCTCTCCGATCTTTGAAACGCGGCTGCTCGGGGAGCGTGTCATCTGTCTGACGGGGGAAGAGGCGGGCCGGATTTTCTATGATAATGATAAATTCATCCGTCATGGGGCGGCACCGAAGCATGCCCAGAAAACACTGCTCGGCGAAAACGGGGTGCAGACGCTGGACGGGGAAGTGCACCACCATCGGAAAGCGATGTTTATGGAACTTATGAATCCCGATCATACCCGCCAGCTCGGGAAGCTGACGGCGGACGAATGGGAGCGGAAACTCGATCAGTGGGGCAGCGGTGCGGACATCAACCTATATGAAACGGCCCAGGAGGTGCTCACCCGCGCTGCCGTCCGCTGGGCCGGCGTCCCGCTGTCCGAAGACGACGTCCAGAAGCGGACAGGCCAGATCGTCCAGCTGTTCGAATCGCCGACCTCCGTCGGTGTCCAGTATATCCGCGGCACCCGGGCGCGCAGTGATCTCGAAGACTGGATCGGGGGTCTCGTCGAGGACGTGCGCGCTGACCGGCTGCAGCCGCCGGCCGGCACAGCATTGCTGACATTCTCCCAGCATAAGGATCTGGACGGCAATCCGCTCGATGCCCGCACAGCTGCAGTGGAAGTGCTGAACATCGTCCGGCCGATCGTTGCCGTTTCCATCTATATTGCATTCACAGCGCATGCGCTCCTTACGCATCCGGAGGAACGCGCCAAACTGAAGGGCAGCAAAGAGGAACCAATCGAACACTTCGTGCAGGAAGTCCGCAGGCTGTACCCGTTCTTCCCGTTCAATGCGGCGCGCGTCAAAGAGGAGTTCAGCTGGAACGGGGAAACTTTCGAAGAAGGCACGCTGGTCATCTTCGATTTCTATGGGACGAACCACGAAGAAGCGAACTGGCCGGATCCGGACCGGTTCCGTCCCGGACGGTTTGCCGCAGATACTGTCACGCCTTTCAATTTCGTTCCCCAAGGAGGCGGCGATCACGCGACCGGCCACCGCTGTCCGGGCGAGTGGGCGACTGTCGAAGTGATGAAAGTGACGCTCGATTACTTGGCGAACAAGATGGAGTATGACGTCCCGGATCAGGATCTCAGCTACAGCATGTCGAGCATTCCATCGATTCCGCAGAGTGAAATCATCCTCAACGGGGTTCATCGCCGCTGA
- a CDS encoding phosphocarrier protein HPr, translating into MEKKTYTITSSEGLHARPCSLLVSAVTPFQSDVTITYNGKKANMKSIMGVMGMGIESGAQVDVEADGADESEAIAKVDEIMKQESIGE; encoded by the coding sequence ATGGAAAAGAAAACGTACACAATCACAAGCAGTGAAGGGCTCCATGCACGTCCTTGTTCCCTTCTTGTCTCAGCTGTCACCCCGTTCCAGTCGGACGTCACAATCACCTATAACGGGAAGAAAGCGAATATGAAATCGATTATGGGTGTCATGGGCATGGGCATCGAGTCCGGCGCGCAAGTGGACGTGGAAGCGGATGGCGCTGACGAATCAGAGGCGATCGCGAAAGTGGACGAGATCATGAAGCAGGAAAGTATCGGCGAGTGA
- the ptsP gene encoding phosphoenolpyruvate--protein phosphotransferase, whose product MTNELTGIGVSDGIAIARAYRLESPDLTVEKRTIDDPASEIARFESAQSEAADELEAIRKKAEENFGADKAAIFGAHLLVLNDPELLSSVKGSIEQGNNAEYALQQAADTFTAMFEAMDNEYMRERAADVRDVTKRLLAKLLGVHVSDPSSIDEEVIIVADDLTPSATAQLNKEFVKGFVTNIGGRTSHSAILGRMLEIPAVVGTKSAMDAIEQGTQLVVDGTDGLVLIDPTEQAVHDYTVKQEKFQQDKELLKRYVTESTKTSDGQHVEVGANIASVDDLPLADKNGAEGVGLFRTEFLYMGNSDWPTEEEQLEAYKAVLTAMGDRPTVVRTLDIGGDKELDYFKTPDEMNPFLGERAIRLCFAEPDMFRTQLRALLRASIHGNLKIMFPMIATLEEFRKAKGMLLEEEEKLKADGFAVSESYEVGMMLEIPAAAVIADLFAKEVDFFSIGTNDLIQYTMAADRMNESVSYLYQPTHPAVLRLIHNVITAAHKEGKWAGMCGEVAGDPLAIPILLGMGLDEFSMSPSSILKARSQIAGLSKADWEGYIPEILQMGTSEEIIRFVQDHSK is encoded by the coding sequence GTGACAAACGAACTGACAGGGATCGGGGTTTCCGACGGCATTGCGATCGCCAGAGCCTACCGTCTGGAATCACCTGATCTGACCGTTGAAAAGCGCACGATCGACGACCCGGCATCGGAAATCGCCCGGTTCGAATCCGCTCAAAGTGAAGCGGCTGATGAACTGGAAGCCATCCGTAAAAAAGCTGAAGAGAATTTCGGCGCAGACAAGGCGGCCATTTTCGGTGCGCACCTGCTCGTCCTGAACGATCCGGAACTGCTGTCGAGTGTGAAGGGCAGCATCGAGCAGGGAAACAACGCCGAGTATGCACTCCAGCAGGCGGCGGATACATTCACGGCAATGTTCGAAGCAATGGACAACGAATACATGCGCGAGCGGGCGGCGGACGTCCGGGACGTGACGAAGCGCCTTCTCGCCAAACTGCTCGGCGTGCACGTTTCCGATCCATCCTCGATCGATGAAGAAGTTATCATCGTGGCGGATGACCTGACCCCGTCTGCGACCGCACAGCTGAACAAGGAGTTTGTCAAAGGGTTCGTGACGAATATCGGCGGCCGCACGTCGCACTCCGCTATTCTCGGGCGGATGCTTGAAATACCGGCGGTGGTCGGCACGAAGTCGGCAATGGACGCAATCGAGCAGGGCACACAGCTGGTCGTGGACGGCACGGACGGATTGGTGCTGATCGATCCGACGGAACAGGCTGTCCATGACTACACGGTCAAACAGGAAAAGTTCCAGCAGGACAAGGAGCTGCTGAAGCGCTATGTGACGGAATCGACAAAGACGAGCGACGGACAGCACGTTGAAGTCGGCGCGAATATCGCATCTGTCGATGACCTGCCGCTGGCGGACAAAAACGGAGCGGAAGGCGTCGGCCTGTTCCGCACCGAATTCCTGTACATGGGCAACAGCGACTGGCCGACCGAAGAAGAGCAGCTGGAAGCATACAAAGCGGTGTTGACCGCAATGGGCGACCGGCCGACCGTTGTCCGGACGCTCGATATCGGCGGGGACAAGGAGCTCGATTATTTCAAGACGCCGGATGAAATGAATCCGTTCCTCGGTGAACGCGCCATCCGTCTCTGCTTCGCGGAGCCGGACATGTTCCGCACACAGTTGCGGGCACTCCTGCGGGCGAGCATTCACGGGAACCTGAAGATCATGTTCCCGATGATTGCGACGCTCGAAGAGTTCCGGAAGGCGAAGGGCATGCTGCTGGAAGAAGAAGAGAAACTGAAAGCGGACGGTTTTGCGGTAAGTGAGTCGTATGAAGTCGGCATGATGCTCGAGATCCCGGCAGCCGCCGTCATTGCGGACCTGTTCGCAAAAGAGGTCGACTTCTTCTCGATCGGCACGAACGACCTGATCCAGTACACGATGGCCGCAGACCGCATGAACGAATCGGTCTCCTATCTGTACCAGCCGACCCATCCGGCCGTGCTGCGTCTGATCCACAATGTGATCACGGCTGCGCACAAGGAAGGCAAATGGGCCGGCATGTGCGGCGAAGTCGCGGGCGACCCGCTGGCCATCCCGATCCTGCTCGGCATGGGCCTCGACGAGTTCTCGATGAGCCCGTCCAGCATCCTAAAAGCGCGCTCCCAGATCGCAGGTCTTTCGAAGGCTGACTGGGAAGGATACATTCCGGAAATCCTCCAGATGGGCACATCTGAAGAGATCATTCGGTTCGTACAGGACCACAGTAAATGA
- the nagE gene encoding N-acetylglucosamine-specific PTS transporter subunit IIBC: MMNFIQRIGKSLMFPIATLPAAALLLRLGQDDLFDIPFIAAAGSGIIDNLAIIFAIGIAMGFAHDNSGGAALSGAVGYLVLTSAMEAVLGKDFTMGVFGGIISGIVAGLLYNRFYNIRVPEFLAFFGGKRFVPIITSATMTVLAGLLIFIWPPIQNVIDAIGNWVLGAGALGVGTYGFLNRLLIPTGLHHVINTLIWFDFGTFTDAAGNVVKGEINRFLKGDPTAGPFLSGFFPIMMFGLPAAGLAMYAAAKKEKKSIVGGMLFSIAFTSFLTGITEPIEFAFMFLSPVLYVVHALLTGASMIVSYLFDVHHGFGFSAGAIDYVLNFGLAQNPLILLVIGLVFGVLYFIIFYFLIVKLDLKTPGREDDDDVSSEEAVYGDDIVEVKAYHTIEALGGISNIQAIDYCTTRLRLTVKDSDIIDEKELKRYGAMGFMKISKTNVQVVIGTAVEFLAEAMKRRMTNGNPPPETEEAMELDTQTHDVKALPETDFTMPVDGDIIPLSEVPDDAFAKEMMGPGFGIMPKGKTIHSPIDGKVVSVFPTNHAIGLETDTGVEVLIHVGLDTVKLNGKGFELLVENGQLIQRGDALLNIDLDYIGEHAPSVVTPVIFTNVDKANLHILKKGFQRQGTDKILKVDE, from the coding sequence ATGATGAACTTTATTCAGCGCATCGGGAAATCACTGATGTTTCCGATTGCGACCCTGCCGGCAGCTGCCTTGCTGCTGCGTCTCGGGCAGGATGACCTGTTTGATATTCCGTTCATTGCAGCTGCTGGATCGGGGATTATCGATAACCTGGCAATCATTTTTGCAATCGGGATCGCCATGGGCTTTGCCCATGACAATAGCGGTGGCGCCGCTCTTTCAGGTGCAGTCGGATATCTAGTATTGACAAGTGCTATGGAGGCAGTATTGGGCAAAGATTTTACCATGGGAGTATTTGGTGGCATCATTTCCGGGATTGTAGCCGGACTTCTCTATAATCGTTTTTATAATATTAGGGTGCCTGAGTTTCTTGCGTTTTTCGGTGGAAAACGATTTGTTCCGATTATAACCTCTGCAACAATGACAGTGCTGGCAGGATTGCTGATCTTCATCTGGCCACCTATTCAGAATGTTATCGATGCAATCGGCAACTGGGTGCTCGGTGCGGGCGCTCTTGGAGTGGGAACTTACGGATTCCTGAACCGTCTCCTCATTCCGACGGGTCTCCACCACGTCATCAACACCTTGATTTGGTTTGACTTCGGTACGTTCACTGATGCAGCAGGAAATGTCGTCAAAGGGGAGATCAACCGGTTCCTCAAAGGGGATCCGACAGCAGGACCATTCCTGTCCGGTTTCTTCCCGATCATGATGTTCGGTCTGCCGGCAGCAGGTCTTGCCATGTATGCAGCAGCTAAGAAGGAAAAGAAATCGATTGTCGGCGGGATGCTCTTCAGTATCGCGTTCACATCGTTCCTGACAGGGATCACCGAGCCGATCGAGTTCGCGTTCATGTTCCTGTCACCTGTCCTGTACGTCGTGCACGCCCTGCTGACAGGCGCGTCCATGATCGTCTCGTACCTGTTCGACGTCCATCACGGATTCGGATTCTCCGCAGGTGCGATCGACTATGTGCTGAACTTCGGTCTCGCACAGAACCCGCTGATCCTGCTGGTCATCGGACTCGTGTTCGGGGTCCTTTACTTCATCATCTTCTACTTCCTGATCGTCAAGCTCGACCTGAAAACACCGGGCCGTGAAGATGACGACGATGTCTCTTCCGAAGAGGCGGTCTATGGGGACGATATCGTGGAAGTGAAAGCCTACCACACGATCGAAGCACTCGGTGGTATCAGCAACATCCAGGCGATCGACTACTGTACGACACGTCTCCGCCTGACAGTGAAAGACTCGGATATCATCGATGAGAAAGAATTGAAGCGCTACGGCGCAATGGGCTTCATGAAGATCAGCAAGACGAATGTCCAGGTCGTCATCGGCACAGCGGTCGAATTCCTCGCAGAGGCGATGAAACGGCGCATGACGAACGGCAATCCGCCGCCGGAGACGGAAGAGGCGATGGAACTGGATACACAGACACATGATGTAAAGGCCTTGCCGGAGACGGACTTCACGATGCCGGTCGACGGCGATATCATTCCGCTGTCGGAAGTGCCGGATGATGCCTTCGCTAAAGAAATGATGGGCCCTGGTTTCGGAATCATGCCGAAAGGGAAAACGATCCATTCACCGATCGACGGTAAAGTGGTGAGTGTGTTCCCGACAAACCACGCCATCGGTCTTGAAACGGACACAGGCGTCGAAGTGCTGATCCACGTCGGCCTCGACACGGTCAAACTGAACGGCAAAGGGTTCGAACTGCTCGTTGAAAACGGCCAGCTCATCCAGCGCGGTGATGCTCTGCTGAATATCGACCTCGACTACATCGGGGAGCATGCGCCTTCCGTTGTGACACCGGTCATCTTCACAAACGTCGACAAAGCGAACCTGCATATCCTGAAAAAAGGATTCCAGCGTCAAGGAACCGACAAGATTCTGAAAGTGGACGAATAA
- a CDS encoding YusW family protein, whose amino-acid sequence MKPTAAAGSVLALSLLLGACGSTDDDKATDTTGTEDTATEPGSVNDTDTGMDDAGTDSEDGSTGTETDTSGTSDSSDTAADGQDDMKEKMDQLAYDEFELEVDYGKDQEYEIEIEQDNGVVEAKVEDELSNQNLNGQEAFDEIYPKLKELTITETTSKEDAIQQALDAFGLKDDYVKFDMEITMPDGKKLTFEDKK is encoded by the coding sequence ATGAAACCAACAGCAGCGGCAGGCAGCGTCCTTGCGCTGAGCCTGCTACTCGGGGCTTGCGGCAGCACGGACGACGACAAAGCGACAGATACAACCGGTACGGAGGACACGGCCACGGAACCGGGCTCCGTCAATGACACGGATACCGGAATGGACGATGCCGGTACGGACAGTGAAGACGGCAGTACGGGTACAGAGACGGATACAAGCGGCACATCCGATTCATCGGACACAGCAGCCGACGGCCAGGACGATATGAAGGAAAAGATGGACCAGCTCGCGTATGATGAATTCGAACTGGAAGTCGACTACGGCAAGGACCAGGAATATGAAATCGAAATCGAGCAGGACAATGGTGTCGTCGAAGCAAAAGTAGAAGATGAACTGTCCAATCAGAACCTGAACGGACAGGAAGCGTTCGATGAAATCTATCCAAAACTGAAAGAACTCACCATCACTGAAACGACGTCGAAAGAAGACGCCATCCAGCAGGCGTTGGATGCATTCGGTCTGAAAGATGATTATGTGAAGTTCGACATGGAGATCACAATGCCGGACGGCAAGAAACTCACCTTTGAAGATAAAAAATGA
- a CDS encoding sugar isomerase domain-containing protein: protein MTGYIEKVQQLIGEAGEAAVPVLKGAAGELAARLSRGGIIQLFGSGHSQLLAQEGFYRAGSLVPVRPISIGPLMLHEGAVSSSMYEKDPAFSRSFLDKLDIRPEDAVIIISTSGRNPVPLDVAEYAAAQGAYTVSLQSLRYTEQEHPSRHASGRRLEELVAAVLDTQVPPGDAVMQVGGVQCGPVSSVIGNTLLHALFCETVAAMEADGRTPPVFKSGNLEGNAEYNEKLVAAYSGRIKF from the coding sequence ATGACAGGGTATATTGAAAAGGTACAGCAACTGATCGGCGAAGCGGGGGAGGCAGCCGTCCCCGTTTTGAAGGGAGCGGCGGGTGAACTGGCCGCGCGTCTCAGCCGGGGCGGGATCATCCAGCTGTTCGGCTCGGGCCATTCACAGCTGCTCGCACAGGAAGGGTTCTACCGGGCGGGCAGCCTTGTGCCTGTCCGGCCGATCTCCATCGGGCCGCTCATGCTGCATGAAGGGGCTGTGAGTTCTTCCATGTATGAGAAAGATCCGGCATTCAGCAGATCGTTCCTGGACAAGCTCGATATCCGGCCCGAGGATGCGGTGATCATCATCTCCACATCCGGCCGGAATCCGGTTCCGCTCGACGTCGCTGAATATGCTGCTGCACAAGGCGCCTATACGGTTTCCCTGCAGTCTTTGCGGTATACTGAACAAGAGCATCCATCGCGCCATGCGTCCGGCAGGCGGCTCGAAGAACTCGTCGCGGCTGTGCTGGATACGCAAGTGCCGCCGGGCGATGCGGTCATGCAGGTCGGCGGTGTGCAGTGCGGTCCGGTGTCTTCGGTCATCGGCAATACGCTGCTGCATGCGCTGTTCTGCGAGACCGTCGCCGCCATGGAAGCGGACGGGCGCACCCCTCCGGTTTTCAAGAGCGGCAACTTGGAGGGAAATGCAGAGTATAACGAAAAACTGGTCGCCGCCTACAGCGGCCGCATCAAGTTCTAA
- a CDS encoding GntR family transcriptional regulator, whose translation MVDKQSSIPIYVQIEELLRERIACGTYPVNSLIPSERELSEQFGVSRMTVRQSLMNLVKEGLLYREKGRGTFVAEEKMEQPLNGLTSFTEDMKARGFVPGTALVSFKEVKPDKQVAARLGLPAGALVYQIVRVRYADNTPMAIERSFLPVALLPDLTEAALQGSLYAYIEQECGLVIGQAVQRMEAALAKQEDAEFLQISLPAAVVLIERVSALDDGRPFEVVRSTYRADRYKFISEIGR comes from the coding sequence ATCGTCGACAAGCAATCATCGATTCCGATCTACGTCCAGATCGAGGAGCTGCTGCGCGAACGGATTGCCTGCGGAACCTATCCTGTCAATTCCCTCATCCCGTCCGAGCGGGAGTTGTCCGAGCAGTTCGGCGTCAGCCGGATGACCGTCCGGCAGTCGCTCATGAACCTCGTCAAGGAGGGGCTGCTGTACCGGGAGAAGGGCCGGGGAACATTCGTCGCCGAAGAGAAGATGGAACAGCCGCTGAACGGGCTGACCAGCTTCACGGAAGATATGAAAGCTCGCGGGTTCGTGCCGGGAACAGCGCTCGTCAGTTTCAAGGAGGTTAAGCCGGATAAGCAGGTGGCGGCCCGGCTTGGACTGCCGGCCGGTGCACTGGTCTACCAGATTGTCCGCGTCCGGTACGCCGACAATACACCGATGGCGATCGAGCGGTCGTTCCTGCCTGTGGCTCTGCTGCCGGATTTGACGGAAGCCGCCTTGCAGGGTTCGCTCTATGCCTACATTGAACAGGAATGCGGACTCGTGATCGGGCAGGCGGTACAGCGGATGGAAGCAGCCCTTGCAAAGCAGGAGGACGCAGAGTTCCTCCAGATCAGCCTGCCTGCCGCAGTCGTTCTGATCGAGCGGGTGAGCGCCCTTGACGACGGCCGTCCGTTTGAAGTGGTGCGCAGTACATACCGGGCGGACCGCTATAAATTCATCAGTGAAATCGGGAGGTGA